A single window of Modestobacter italicus DNA harbors:
- a CDS encoding SAF domain-containing protein: protein MLIVLLGGLLAFTAGQMLTAHDEVLAVARDVAVGSTISADDLTTASVPADPSLRPIAAEQLSQIVGLVAQVPLSRGGLLTRAQVGAGTGLGTGELLVALPLQDGQFPARGLAPGQPILIVPTPGQTALTTDNGSEAPTARSIDAIVAEVGQTNPTTQVTVVDVRLPAADGPTVARLASTGNLAVVLLPEGR from the coding sequence GTGCTCATCGTCCTGCTGGGTGGGCTCCTGGCCTTCACCGCCGGTCAGATGCTGACCGCCCACGACGAGGTGCTGGCTGTGGCCCGCGACGTCGCAGTGGGCTCGACCATCTCGGCGGATGACCTGACTACCGCCAGCGTTCCCGCCGACCCCAGCCTGCGGCCCATTGCGGCTGAACAGCTGTCCCAGATCGTCGGGCTGGTCGCGCAGGTCCCGTTGTCCCGGGGCGGACTGCTCACCCGGGCGCAGGTCGGCGCGGGGACCGGGCTCGGAACGGGGGAGCTGCTCGTCGCCCTGCCCTTGCAGGACGGTCAGTTCCCAGCTCGGGGGCTCGCGCCAGGACAGCCGATCCTGATCGTGCCGACGCCCGGCCAGACAGCCCTCACGACCGATAACGGATCAGAGGCGCCCACGGCGCGGTCGATCGATGCCATCGTCGCTGAGGTGGGGCAGACGAACCCGACCACCCAGGTGACCGTGGTCGACGTCCGCCTCCCTGCTGCTGACGGGCCGACGGTCGCGCGCCTGGCTTCCACCGGGAACCTGGCAGTCGTCCTGCTGCCGGAGGGGCGCTGA
- a CDS encoding type II secretion system F family protein, with translation MLVLLVSGWPVAALAAVGATVFLPQLFGGAKASRRAIATADALSDWTRRLADLISSGAAGSTREAIRRSLDSAPAAIHPAVTDLVTRMVPQGVEPALRQFARDVDDPAADKIAMVLILRERNGGPGLAEVLTALAVDLDERSRMLREVEAERAKPRSNMRTIVITTLILVAGMVLFARTFLSGYSTAVGQVALLADFALFGTALRWMRRLSDPPTAPRVLMDAAPAGGVR, from the coding sequence GTGCTGGTCCTGCTGGTCAGTGGCTGGCCCGTCGCGGCGCTGGCCGCGGTCGGCGCCACGGTCTTCCTGCCCCAGCTGTTCGGCGGGGCGAAGGCGTCCCGGCGAGCAATTGCCACCGCCGACGCACTGTCGGACTGGACCCGACGGCTCGCCGACCTGATCAGCTCTGGTGCTGCTGGCTCGACGCGCGAAGCCATCCGCCGCTCGCTCGATTCGGCGCCCGCGGCGATCCATCCAGCCGTCACTGATCTGGTGACGCGGATGGTGCCCCAGGGCGTTGAGCCGGCGCTGCGTCAGTTCGCGCGCGACGTCGACGACCCGGCCGCCGACAAGATCGCCATGGTGCTCATCCTCCGCGAGCGCAACGGCGGCCCAGGCCTGGCGGAGGTGCTCACCGCGTTGGCCGTTGACCTGGATGAACGCTCTCGCATGCTGCGTGAGGTGGAGGCCGAGCGAGCCAAGCCGCGGTCGAACATGCGGACCATCGTGATCACCACCTTGATCCTCGTCGCCGGGATGGTGCTCTTCGCCCGGACCTTCCTGTCGGGCTATTCGACGGCCGTCGGGCAGGTGGCGCTGCTGGCTGACTTCGCCCTCTTCGGGACAGCCCTGCGGTGGATGCGTCGCCTGTCCGATCCGCCGACGGCACCGCGCGTCCTCATGGACGCTGCGCCGGCGGGCGGTGTTCGGTGA
- a CDS encoding CpaF family protein, translating into MSTEDRIFAAVLAELDGLGRLAPLLARPDVEDIHFEGCDPTMLRRVDGQLVAGPPIASSDEELEQLLRSIASRSDGGQTSREFSSASPILNVRLQGVTELGARLQAAMDVLPRPAGVIRVHRFSDPSLDDLHRLGMVDSPVRAFLRAAIEAGVSPLVTGAPGVGKTTLLRALGNAIPWNNVVVTVEDERELGLHLPRWDADRRELVRRHAVCRPFESRLPNAEGRGGFDMGDALHLALRASPTWVLVGEVRGAYVTSLLEAATSGIASVMCTIHSPSADGVFDKVLINALKAHPTPSTELVLRSLAALGLVVHVHRDRNYSRFVSGIYELGAVGDSGRPDLKPVFAPRPGDGRARACGAGMLSDALAERLIAVGFDMNWLHPEASDWPTGPHEDGRAS; encoded by the coding sequence GTGAGCACCGAGGACCGCATCTTCGCCGCCGTCCTGGCCGAACTCGACGGACTCGGCCGGCTTGCACCCCTGCTCGCCCGCCCCGACGTGGAGGACATCCACTTCGAAGGCTGCGACCCGACCATGCTGCGCAGGGTCGACGGGCAACTGGTCGCTGGGCCACCCATCGCGTCCAGCGACGAGGAACTCGAGCAGTTGCTGCGGTCCATCGCCTCGAGGTCGGACGGCGGGCAGACCAGCCGGGAGTTCTCTTCCGCAAGCCCGATCCTGAACGTGCGGCTGCAAGGCGTCACCGAACTGGGCGCGCGCCTGCAGGCGGCCATGGACGTCCTGCCCCGGCCGGCCGGCGTCATCCGGGTGCACCGCTTCAGCGACCCGAGCCTCGACGACCTCCACCGACTCGGCATGGTCGACTCCCCGGTGCGAGCGTTCCTTCGGGCGGCCATCGAGGCGGGGGTCTCACCGCTTGTGACCGGGGCGCCCGGTGTCGGGAAGACGACCCTGCTGCGGGCCCTGGGCAACGCGATCCCCTGGAACAACGTCGTCGTCACCGTGGAAGACGAGCGCGAGCTCGGCCTGCACCTGCCACGGTGGGACGCCGACCGTCGGGAACTGGTCCGACGGCATGCCGTGTGCCGGCCGTTCGAGTCGCGCTTGCCCAACGCAGAAGGTCGCGGCGGCTTCGACATGGGCGACGCGCTCCACCTGGCTCTACGGGCCTCGCCGACCTGGGTGCTGGTCGGCGAGGTCCGCGGTGCCTACGTCACCTCGCTGCTGGAGGCCGCCACGAGCGGCATCGCCTCGGTGATGTGCACCATCCACTCGCCGTCGGCGGACGGCGTCTTCGACAAGGTGCTCATCAACGCGCTCAAGGCGCACCCCACACCATCCACCGAGTTGGTCCTGCGCTCCTTGGCTGCGCTCGGCCTGGTGGTGCACGTGCACCGCGACCGCAACTACTCCCGCTTCGTCTCCGGCATCTACGAGCTCGGTGCCGTCGGCGACTCCGGCCGACCGGACCTCAAGCCGGTCTTCGCCCCACGGCCTGGGGACGGTCGCGCGAGGGCCTGCGGCGCGGGAATGCTCAGCGATGCACTGGCCGAGCGGTTGATCGCGGTCGGTTTCGACATGAACTGGCTGCATCCTGAAGCTTCCGACTGGCCGACCGGCCCTCATGAAGACGGACGTGCCTCGTGA
- a CDS encoding type II secretion system F family protein has product MTGLQLATLSGMLMALGLVLGVRAARPAPPALAAALEQLSGEPSARPATVAPGTAASASGGWNRLPTTVVRFLEQHVGVPAADLAIIGRTPSDLAARKLTLALTGLVAPASIGLGLAVVGVPFPFAIPSVVGVALAAVGWLLPSAEAREAAREARVEFRSNLESFLTLVAGERRARGSVEQALEEAAEVSGSPPFVRIHLAVRRASLAGRKPWVDLRALGDELDVAELRNLADIAAVAADGASVYNTLLASARTLRHAELSDARRQANEVSERMSRPLALLVTGLTLFVLVPFLLRMFAVTP; this is encoded by the coding sequence GTGACGGGGCTGCAGTTGGCCACCCTGAGCGGCATGCTCATGGCGCTCGGGCTGGTTCTCGGCGTCCGGGCTGCGCGACCGGCGCCCCCGGCGCTCGCTGCCGCACTCGAGCAGCTCTCGGGAGAACCGAGTGCACGGCCGGCGACCGTGGCACCCGGCACCGCAGCCAGTGCGTCGGGCGGATGGAATCGACTGCCGACGACGGTCGTGCGCTTCCTCGAGCAGCACGTCGGCGTCCCCGCTGCAGACCTCGCCATCATCGGCCGAACTCCGTCCGACCTCGCCGCGCGCAAGCTGACCCTGGCCCTCACCGGGCTCGTCGCCCCAGCGTCGATCGGACTGGGCCTGGCGGTGGTCGGCGTCCCGTTCCCCTTCGCCATCCCCAGCGTCGTGGGTGTTGCCCTCGCTGCTGTGGGATGGCTGCTTCCCTCGGCCGAGGCACGGGAGGCGGCTCGGGAGGCCCGGGTCGAGTTCCGCAGCAACCTCGAGTCCTTCCTGACACTGGTCGCGGGGGAGCGGCGTGCGCGAGGCTCGGTGGAGCAGGCCCTCGAGGAGGCGGCGGAGGTCTCCGGGAGCCCGCCCTTCGTGCGCATCCACCTGGCCGTCCGGCGCGCCTCACTGGCCGGCCGTAAGCCTTGGGTGGACCTCCGGGCGCTCGGTGACGAGTTGGACGTGGCAGAGCTCCGCAACCTGGCTGACATCGCGGCAGTCGCCGCCGACGGGGCGTCCGTCTACAACACCTTGCTGGCCAGCGCCCGAACGCTGCGGCATGCCGAGCTGTCCGACGCCCGGCGGCAAGCCAACGAGGTCAGCGAGCGCATGTCTCGCCCGCTGGCCTTGCTGGTCACCGGTCTGACCCTGTTCGTGCTCGTCCCCTTCCTGCTCCGCATGTTCGCCGTCACCCCCTGA
- a CDS encoding IS3 family transposase (programmed frameshift), translated as MPKPFPKEFRRDVIAVARQGDQSIAQVAKSFGISESCLQRWLKIADRDDGLTTGTSSMSTSSAGLDLEAENRELRKRAKQLEQENEILRRATAYFARDVPPKMMYPLVQDLAAEKIPVAVTCRVLGFSKQAFYKWQANPVSQRDWDDAHLINAAIDIHHDDPEFGYRFIADELAGQGLRASRNRVNRLCSSQRLWSVHSRKRGLNRKPGPPVHDDLVLRDFTAEAPNELWLTDITEHPTAEGKLYLCAVKDACSKRIVGYSIDARMTSELAVNALANALALRSGVGTIVHSDRGSQFRSHAYVRALRDAQLRGSMGRVGACADNAAMESFFSLLQKNVLNRQRWATREELRLAIVVWIEKTYHRRRRQDTLGRMTPIEFETLTQAAHAA; from the exons GTGCCCAAGCCGTTCCCCAAGGAGTTCCGGCGGGACGTGATCGCGGTGGCCCGGCAGGGCGACCAGTCGATCGCGCAGGTCGCCAAGAGCTTTGGGATCTCTGAGTCCTGCCTGCAACGCTGGCTGAAGATCGCCGACCGCGACGACGGCCTCACCACCGGGACGTCCTCGATGTCCACCTCGAGCGCCGGCCTCGACCTGGAGGCCGAGAACCGCGAGCTGCGCAAGCGAGCCAAGCAGCTGGAGCAGGAGAACGAGATCCTGCGCCGGGCGACCGCGTACTTCGCCCGCGACGTGC CTCCCAAAATGATGTACCCGCTGGTCCAAGACCTCGCCGCCGAGAAGATCCCTGTCGCGGTGACCTGCCGGGTGCTCGGCTTCTCCAAGCAGGCGTTCTACAAGTGGCAGGCCAATCCGGTGAGCCAGCGCGATTGGGACGACGCGCACCTGATCAATGCCGCGATCGACATCCACCACGACGACCCAGAGTTCGGCTACCGGTTCATCGCCGACGAGCTCGCCGGCCAGGGTCTGCGGGCCTCGCGCAACCGGGTCAACCGGCTCTGCTCGTCGCAGCGGCTGTGGTCGGTGCACTCGCGCAAGCGCGGGCTCAATCGCAAGCCTGGACCGCCGGTGCACGACGATCTCGTGCTGCGCGACTTCACCGCCGAAGCGCCCAACGAGCTGTGGCTCACCGACATCACCGAGCACCCCACCGCCGAGGGCAAGCTCTACCTCTGCGCGGTCAAAGACGCCTGCTCCAAGCGGATCGTCGGCTACTCCATCGACGCCCGGATGACATCCGAGCTGGCGGTCAACGCGCTGGCCAACGCCCTAGCGCTGCGCAGTGGCGTCGGCACGATCGTGCATTCCGACCGCGGCAGCCAATTCCGCTCCCACGCCTACGTCAGAGCCCTGCGCGACGCCCAGTTGCGCGGCTCGATGGGCCGGGTCGGTGCCTGCGCGGACAACGCCGCCATGGAGTCGTTCTTCAGCCTGCTGCAGAAGAACGTGCTGAACCGCCAGCGCTGGGCCACCCGCGAGGAGCTACGCCTGGCGATCGTCGTCTGGATCGAGAAGACCTACCACCGCCGCCGGCGCCAAGACACCCTCGGCCGCATGACCCCCATCGAGTTCGAGACACTGACCCAAGCCGCTCACGCGGCCTGA
- a CDS encoding methyl-accepting chemotaxis protein, translated as MSALEVAGERTDRLLLTTTATGAASEADMMHDAVRADVLQALLSGSGDQYETAVRDLNDHAAALQAALVSVRDSGLGGGVVSAVDSVEADVNTYLSAGQQIAALAGRDREAALAAYPGFAAAFGGLEEALPVVGDAVAAEASDAAGSSADQRRTAVMAAVMVGIGGILLLGVLGWAVTRSVVRPLRRVRAIVLGLADGDLRGTTGLTSTDEVGSIATALETSMATMRDLLERIGDSSATLASATEELSATAQDMTRLAGESAAETSTVAQTAGQVLGNVQTVAAGTDQMGSSIREIAQNATDVARIAGRAVVRAEAATATVDKLGESSTRIAAVIKTITAIAEQTNLLALNATIEAARAGEAGKGFAVVANEVKDLAQETARATQDITARVEAIQADTTGAFGAIGDITAIIAQISDAQTTIAAAVEEQTATAAEMSRSITGAAAGVEQITERVNSVAEATGATTQAVTDARVAIDEAARLAAELNSAVGGFRF; from the coding sequence GTGAGCGCGCTCGAGGTGGCCGGGGAACGAACCGACCGGCTGTTGCTCACCACGACCGCCACCGGGGCAGCCTCGGAGGCGGACATGATGCACGACGCCGTGCGGGCAGATGTGCTGCAAGCGCTGCTCAGTGGCAGCGGTGACCAGTACGAGACCGCAGTCCGCGACCTGAACGACCACGCGGCGGCGCTGCAGGCAGCGCTCGTTTCCGTACGCGACAGCGGTCTTGGCGGCGGCGTGGTCTCGGCAGTGGACTCTGTCGAGGCAGACGTGAACACCTACTTGTCCGCGGGACAGCAGATCGCCGCGCTCGCCGGTCGCGACCGCGAAGCCGCTCTGGCCGCATATCCGGGATTCGCAGCAGCCTTCGGCGGTCTCGAGGAAGCGCTTCCGGTCGTCGGTGATGCGGTCGCAGCAGAAGCTTCCGATGCGGCCGGTTCCAGCGCAGATCAACGTCGCACCGCGGTCATGGCGGCTGTCATGGTGGGGATCGGCGGCATCTTGCTGCTGGGAGTGCTCGGGTGGGCCGTCACCCGGTCGGTGGTGCGTCCACTGCGACGGGTCCGGGCCATCGTCCTCGGTCTGGCCGACGGCGACCTGCGAGGGACAACGGGATTGACGAGCACGGACGAAGTCGGGTCGATCGCGACGGCGCTAGAGACCTCGATGGCAACGATGAGGGATCTCCTGGAGAGGATCGGAGACAGCTCCGCCACGCTGGCGTCAGCCACGGAAGAGCTCTCCGCGACCGCGCAGGACATGACGCGGCTCGCGGGTGAGTCCGCAGCCGAGACCAGCACGGTCGCCCAGACCGCCGGTCAGGTCCTCGGCAACGTGCAGACGGTGGCGGCAGGCACTGACCAGATGGGCAGCTCGATCCGGGAGATCGCTCAGAACGCCACTGACGTCGCCCGCATCGCCGGCCGGGCGGTTGTTCGCGCGGAGGCCGCGACAGCCACTGTTGACAAGTTGGGGGAGTCCTCCACTCGGATCGCGGCCGTGATCAAGACGATCACGGCGATCGCGGAACAGACCAATCTGCTGGCCCTCAACGCCACCATCGAGGCCGCCCGTGCCGGTGAAGCAGGCAAGGGCTTCGCTGTGGTGGCAAACGAGGTCAAGGACTTGGCCCAGGAGACCGCCAGAGCCACTCAGGACATCACCGCACGGGTGGAGGCCATCCAAGCCGATACAACCGGCGCGTTTGGGGCGATCGGCGACATCACCGCGATCATCGCGCAGATCAGCGACGCTCAGACCACCATCGCTGCAGCGGTGGAGGAACAGACTGCCACAGCCGCGGAGATGAGCCGCAGCATCACCGGGGCCGCTGCTGGTGTCGAGCAGATCACCGAACGTGTCAACTCAGTGGCCGAAGCGACCGGCGCCACCACACAGGCCGTGACGGACGCCCGAGTGGCGATAGACGAGGCCGCGCGACTGGCTGCCGAGCTCAACAGCGCGGTCGGCGGCTTCCGCTTCTAG
- a CDS encoding methyl-accepting chemotaxis protein, producing MPTRPTAVENLLELRGVVEAIRRTSAVVEFGLDGTVLTANQNFLDTMGYGLDEVLGKPHSMFVDPAYAASEQYSLFWRQLVDGALESGTVVKRLAKGGREVWLRSSYIPVPDEDGRPVKVIVVAIDITEGKVAALERESQAVAIDRSQAMIEFTVDGVVLSANSNFLDAMGYTLSEVRGKHHRMFVEPSLATSREYTDFWKRLGSGQFEGGVYKRLAKGGREVWLQATYNPVLDEDGMPMKIVKFASDITVARRADAESRGKVAAIDRAQAVIEFDLDGTVLSANTNFLQTMGYALPEVQGKHHSIFCEPALASSPEYEEFWTRLGSGGYESGEFKRLAKDGREVWLQATYNPILDDFGKPVKIVKFASDITEVKFAGAEARGKVAAIERAQAVVEFDLTGRVLTANQKFTDTMGYPLAEIRGKHHRIFCDPTHTASDEYADFWERLGQGHYEAGEYKRRDKDGHDVWLQATYNPIIDDSGRVVKIVKFATDITRTKRQTAEYNGKVTAMDRAQAVIEFDLDGTVLTANANFLAALGYTLAEVQGKHHRIFCDPAYTTTEEYRDFWEKLSSGDFHTGEYRRLHKNGQDVWIQASYNPILDDTGRPFKVVKFASDVTQTKLRNAEIEARVNAVDRAQAVIEFDLDGNVLSANENFLRTMGYSQREILGHHHSEFCADDYIRSPEYRDFWLRLGKGEVLAGRFHRKGKYGRDVHIQATYNPILDLSGRPFKVVKFAYDVTAEVEREMRIASGTKEMTTSVRNLSASIEDIARSSQTATGLATETQDNARQGVEALRASLEAIALIQKSSNSITEIVRVMGEIANQTNLLAFNASIEAARAGEHGVGFSIVAGEVRKLAERSFEASQQIGKLIEESAERVAQGSHVSKRAESAFEQIVSSVTRTNETIHSISASTQLQQAASREVDELIAQLASAD from the coding sequence ATGCCCACTCGCCCTACCGCTGTTGAGAACCTGCTCGAGTTGCGCGGCGTTGTCGAGGCGATCCGTCGTACGTCTGCCGTCGTCGAGTTCGGTCTCGACGGCACGGTGCTGACAGCCAACCAGAACTTCCTCGACACCATGGGATACGGGCTCGATGAGGTGCTGGGCAAGCCCCACAGCATGTTCGTCGACCCCGCCTACGCGGCCTCGGAGCAGTACTCCCTCTTCTGGAGGCAGCTGGTCGACGGGGCACTCGAATCAGGCACGGTGGTCAAGCGGCTGGCAAAGGGCGGTCGCGAGGTGTGGCTCCGTTCGTCGTACATCCCGGTGCCGGACGAGGACGGCCGGCCGGTCAAGGTGATCGTGGTGGCCATCGACATCACCGAGGGGAAAGTGGCTGCGCTGGAGCGAGAGAGCCAGGCAGTGGCGATCGACCGTTCGCAGGCGATGATCGAGTTCACGGTCGACGGCGTGGTGCTGAGCGCGAACAGCAACTTCCTCGACGCAATGGGTTACACGCTCTCCGAGGTGCGCGGTAAGCACCACCGGATGTTCGTGGAGCCGTCGCTGGCCACGAGTCGGGAGTACACCGACTTCTGGAAGCGACTCGGCTCGGGCCAGTTCGAGGGCGGGGTGTACAAGCGGCTGGCCAAGGGTGGTCGCGAGGTGTGGCTGCAGGCCACGTACAACCCGGTCCTCGACGAGGACGGCATGCCGATGAAGATCGTGAAGTTCGCCAGCGACATCACTGTCGCTCGGCGGGCGGACGCCGAGTCCCGCGGCAAGGTCGCGGCCATCGACCGGGCACAAGCGGTGATCGAGTTCGACCTCGATGGGACCGTGCTGAGCGCGAACACTAACTTCTTGCAGACCATGGGCTATGCGCTGCCCGAGGTGCAGGGCAAGCACCACAGCATCTTCTGCGAGCCCGCCCTCGCGAGCAGCCCGGAGTACGAGGAGTTCTGGACGCGGCTGGGCAGCGGCGGGTATGAGTCAGGCGAGTTCAAACGGCTGGCCAAGGACGGGCGCGAGGTGTGGTTGCAGGCCACGTACAACCCGATCCTGGACGACTTCGGCAAGCCCGTGAAGATCGTCAAGTTCGCCAGCGACATCACCGAGGTGAAGTTCGCCGGGGCCGAGGCGCGCGGCAAGGTGGCAGCAATCGAGCGCGCACAGGCGGTCGTGGAGTTCGACCTGACCGGTCGGGTGCTGACGGCGAACCAGAAGTTCACGGACACCATGGGCTACCCGCTCGCGGAGATCCGCGGCAAGCACCACCGCATCTTCTGCGACCCGACCCACACCGCCAGTGATGAGTACGCCGACTTCTGGGAGCGGCTGGGACAGGGCCACTACGAGGCCGGGGAGTACAAGCGCCGTGACAAGGACGGGCACGACGTCTGGCTGCAAGCCACCTACAACCCCATCATCGACGACTCAGGCCGCGTCGTGAAGATCGTCAAGTTCGCCACCGACATCACCCGCACGAAGCGGCAGACCGCCGAGTACAACGGCAAGGTCACGGCGATGGACCGCGCCCAGGCGGTCATCGAGTTCGACCTCGACGGCACGGTCCTCACCGCGAACGCGAACTTCCTGGCCGCACTCGGCTACACGCTCGCCGAGGTCCAGGGCAAGCACCACCGGATCTTCTGCGACCCGGCCTACACCACGACCGAGGAGTACCGCGACTTCTGGGAGAAGCTGAGCAGCGGCGACTTCCACACCGGGGAGTACCGGCGGCTCCACAAGAACGGCCAGGACGTCTGGATCCAGGCCAGCTACAACCCGATACTCGATGACACCGGCCGGCCGTTCAAGGTGGTCAAGTTCGCGTCCGACGTGACCCAGACGAAGCTCCGCAACGCCGAGATCGAAGCGCGGGTCAACGCCGTCGACCGCGCCCAGGCGGTCATCGAGTTCGACCTCGACGGCAACGTCCTCTCGGCCAACGAGAACTTCCTGCGCACGATGGGCTACTCGCAGCGGGAGATCCTCGGGCACCACCACAGCGAGTTCTGCGCCGACGACTACATCCGATCGCCGGAGTACCGCGACTTCTGGCTGCGGCTGGGCAAGGGCGAGGTGCTCGCCGGCCGGTTCCACCGCAAGGGAAAGTACGGCCGCGACGTGCACATCCAGGCGACCTACAACCCGATCCTCGACTTGAGCGGCCGACCGTTCAAGGTGGTCAAGTTCGCCTACGACGTCACGGCGGAGGTGGAGCGGGAGATGCGGATCGCGAGCGGCACCAAGGAGATGACGACGTCGGTGCGCAACCTGTCGGCGTCCATCGAGGACATCGCCCGGAGCTCGCAGACGGCGACTGGGCTGGCTACCGAGACACAAGACAACGCGCGCCAGGGTGTCGAGGCGCTCCGCGCGTCCCTGGAGGCGATCGCCCTGATCCAGAAGTCGTCCAACTCGATCACCGAGATCGTCCGGGTGATGGGCGAGATCGCGAACCAGACCAACCTGCTGGCGTTCAACGCCTCGATCGAGGCCGCCCGCGCCGGCGAGCACGGCGTCGGGTTCTCCATCGTCGCCGGCGAGGTCCGCAAGTTGGCGGAGCGCTCGTTCGAGGCGTCCCAGCAGATCGGCAAGCTCATCGAGGAGTCCGCCGAGCGGGTGGCCCAGGGGTCGCACGTCTCGAAGCGAGCGGAGAGCGCCTTCGAGCAGATCGTCTCCAGCGTCACCCGCACCAACGAGACGATCCACAGCATCTCGGCGTCCACGCAGTTGCAGCAGGCGGCTTCGCGCGAGGTGGACGAGTTGATCGCCCAGCTGGCGTCGGCGGACTGA
- a CDS encoding pilus assembly protein TadE → MELAILLPVAILVIAMLVIGARIALAGSSISGVAGIAARDASLARSSASAKQVATVSATDALASRHLHCADIQVAVDVSGFVSAPGAPASVTVDVTCTVDLSDVGVPGLPGSRTLHDSAVSPLDPARDAS, encoded by the coding sequence GTGGAGCTGGCGATCCTGTTGCCGGTCGCCATCCTCGTCATCGCGATGCTGGTGATAGGCGCCCGCATCGCGCTGGCCGGCAGCAGCATCAGCGGCGTCGCGGGGATCGCAGCTCGCGACGCGTCGCTCGCCCGATCGAGCGCCTCGGCAAAGCAGGTGGCGACCGTGTCCGCGACCGACGCGCTGGCGAGTCGGCACTTGCATTGCGCCGACATCCAGGTCGCAGTGGACGTCTCGGGGTTCGTCAGTGCGCCGGGCGCCCCTGCGTCGGTCACCGTGGACGTGACGTGCACCGTCGACCTGTCGGACGTGGGCGTGCCCGGGTTGCCGGGCTCGCGGACGCTCCACGACAGCGCGGTCAGTCCCCTCGACCCGGCACGGGACGCGTCATGA
- a CDS encoding peptidase codes for MLRIVGAVVGVLVGAATTLAALRVGNLLLAVPLVAWGVSVVAASCCDAVTQRIPTALVRQAIVVTGVLLTCALSLSGDWESVLVSVVAAAAAGGVALLCWRFADAGYGDARLAVLGGLGLGHTSASSLVMALTVIVLITAAQVVTTFAVGGNRRTRFPMGPALAAGFVVAATA; via the coding sequence GTGTTGCGGATCGTCGGGGCAGTCGTCGGGGTACTGGTCGGCGCAGCGACAACGCTCGCTGCCTTACGCGTCGGCAACCTCCTCTTAGCCGTGCCCCTCGTCGCCTGGGGCGTCTCTGTCGTCGCCGCCAGCTGCTGCGATGCCGTCACGCAACGGATCCCCACAGCCCTGGTTCGTCAGGCCATCGTCGTGACCGGCGTGCTGCTCACCTGCGCACTCAGCCTCAGCGGCGACTGGGAATCAGTGCTGGTGAGCGTGGTGGCTGCCGCAGCGGCCGGCGGCGTCGCACTGCTCTGTTGGCGCTTCGCCGATGCCGGCTACGGCGATGCTCGGCTGGCCGTGCTCGGCGGCCTCGGCCTCGGGCACACCAGTGCCAGCAGCTTGGTCATGGCCCTCACGGTGATCGTCCTCATCACCGCCGCCCAAGTCGTCACGACCTTCGCGGTGGGCGGCAACCGTCGGACGAGGTTCCCCATGGGTCCCGCGTTGGCGGCGGGCTTCGTCGTGGCTGCCACGGCTTGA
- a CDS encoding TadE/TadG family type IV pilus assembly protein: MEWAVLFPVIVMLLFAGPQLALWYFAREAADAAAHAGARAASTLAATDGVGQRTAEDYLAQLGTGSITSYSVNEARTATSVSVQVTAEVPNVIPLPGFDPSVDVTVERATERFTTADSP, translated from the coding sequence GTGGAGTGGGCGGTCCTCTTCCCCGTCATCGTGATGCTGCTCTTCGCCGGTCCGCAGCTGGCGTTGTGGTACTTCGCCCGGGAGGCTGCCGACGCCGCGGCGCACGCGGGCGCGCGTGCCGCGAGCACGCTGGCGGCTACTGACGGCGTCGGGCAGCGCACGGCCGAGGACTACCTGGCTCAACTGGGCACCGGGTCCATCACCAGCTACTCGGTCAACGAGGCGAGGACGGCCACCAGCGTGTCGGTGCAGGTGACGGCGGAGGTGCCCAACGTCATCCCGCTACCCGGCTTCGATCCGTCCGTGGACGTCACCGTGGAACGCGCTACGGAGCGCTTCACCACGGCGGACTCGCCGTGA